In a single window of the Spodoptera frugiperda isolate SF20-4 chromosome 19, AGI-APGP_CSIRO_Sfru_2.0, whole genome shotgun sequence genome:
- the LOC126911823 gene encoding uncharacterized protein LOC126911823 yields the protein MSHIWIFAPESQSLLQRCLNAASPPDPSNKWLQTFGPQNLDLINKTNDTIIVADSPENDPVSETQENVDDNLTIDIEQFLDPDVDILLKIDDLVEKCLKTPKILVKLAETLPTSVAEKFIEHIITAEELKTDFLQIFYKYFIPTYIKRENSRFCTNILLKTHAKYPHLLKITLKIILKDVEIENNVINDFFTNSNSDELTKLLEFISDVDFSPEQYTHNLFSIYTAYKSCTKTENIQNYMFTLLKHCNNFSSSDKNYGKLMLAFLQQEKGLKKNIDVLLLEELVERHKTPFKRPCLSILNEIKGNK from the coding sequence ATGTCTCATATTTGGATATTTGCACCTGAGTCTCAATCGTTACTTCAGCGCTGTTTAAATGCCGCCTCACCGCCAGATCCCAGCAATAAATGGTTACAAACATTCGGTCCACAAAACttagatttaattaataaaactaatgacaCTATCATCGTAGCCGACTCTCCAGAGAATGATCCCGTATCTGAGACACAAGAAAACGTAGATGACAACCTCACAATTGATATAGAACAGTTTCTAGATCCCGATGTTGACATACTCTTAAAGATCGACGATTTAGTTGAAAAATGTCTTAAAACACCTAAAATACTCGTCAAACTTGCTGAAACCTTACCTACAAGTGTAGCTGAGAAGTTTATAGAACATATTATAACCGCTGAAGAACTGAAAACTgactttttacaaatattttataagtatttcatACCCACTTATATTAAGCGAGAAAACTCAAGATTTTGCACCAATATCCTGTTAAAAACACATGCTAAATATCCTCATTTACTCaaaattacattgaaaattatcttaaaagatgtagaaatagaaaataatgtaataaatgacTTTTTTACCAACTCAAATAGTGATGAACTAACAAAGTTACTAGAATTCATTTCAGATGTAGATTTTAGCCCAGAGCAGTACACACATAACTTGTTTAGTATATATACAGCTTATAAATCATGTACAAAGACAGAgaacatacaaaattatatgtttaCTCTACTCAAACATTGTAACAACTTCAGCTCGAGCGATAAGAATTATGGTAAACTTATGTTAGCTTTTTTACAGCAAGAAAAAGGTTTGAAAAAGAATATTGATGTATTGTTATTAGAAGAACTTGTAGAAAGACATAAGACTCCTTTTAAAAGACCTTGTTTGTctatattaaatgaaataaagggtaataagtaa